In Pelobates fuscus isolate aPelFus1 unplaced genomic scaffold, aPelFus1.pri scaffold_24, whole genome shotgun sequence, the genomic stretch acttcattgagctgaagtgatctgggtgtctaaagtggtcctttaagtgtatgtgtatctgcatacacttgcgtacataccgcggtcacaggggtcgcagccctgcaacccggagcctgccgccatgtgttgcgaccCCGGGCCGCGCAGAGTAAGTGTGGGGggaggggcacggatcaattttagcaccggggccccatgggtcgtgtgtacgccactgactcccaGCATTACGTTTAGACAAATGTATTTGTGGAAAGCTGTACTAGCTAATACAACGGGAAAGGGAATCCATGAAGGTGATACCCTGGTGGTCCGCCACACAGATCAACATGTTAGCTCCTAATTTGGTGCTAAAATCAGGACAATTTTTGCTGTCATGTTTTTATCATGATTTGAAATAGCATTgaaatgtttttgatgttttggaAAAAGTCCCTAGAGTGCGGAACTCATTGCTGTTGTTTACTGTGCCAGACCTACACCAGGCTTCATAAAGGATTTCCTGGagagcacagtgtgtgtgtgttttaatataactggtcttagttgttgttagagggtaaacatagatatataacatacaattatgtaattatgtaatttaaaaattgccACGACTAAGAGCTCTTCTGCTATGATCTTACTACATCCTACCTGAGCTACCTGTCTGAACAAACGAGGATCAAAATcccttttctctgtttctttacGACACGAGCTTCAACCCACCTTGATAACACGGGCCCCTTCCCTTTCTTGCATAAGAGTGAGAAAGAAAACCTTGGaatatattcttttaatagtTATCACAGTAATGTTTGTGGAGAACATCAGGCTCATCCCAAAGGAGATGTGTCAGCTTTCACCGGCTCTGCTAGATCGTGACAACCCTCGGGACCCATGGAGCTGCTAATGAATTCTTGGTTAGATAGTTTAGTACATTCCACGATAGATGGCATCGACCTCCGTCCTCTTATTTTACCTAAATGTATTCGTTTTATCCATTCGGAAACACagcgtgagagcagagtgtgaaatGATGGAGTAGGGACAGTGGAGGGTGTGTCATAAGACTGTATCCAATCAGAGCGTGGTTAGATCAGCCAATAAGATGCTAGCTGGAGATGTATAATTTGGAGGCTGCTGCGGGCGCGTATTATTGCTTGATCTTCATAGAGAATAGTGACCATGTCTGAAGCCGCCCCAGCTCCCGCCGCCGCACCTGCGGTAGAAAGCGCCTCCAAGAAGAAGCAGCCCAAGAAAGCAGCCGGTGTCAAGAAAGTCGCTAAGCCCTCCGGTCCTAGCGTGTCCGAGCTCATTGTCAAAGCTGTGTCCGCTTCTAAAGAGCGCAGCGGGGTGTCCCTGGCAGCTCTGAAGAAGGCTTTGGCTGCTTCTGGTTATGATGTGGAAAAGAATAACAGCCGCCTCAAGCTGGCTCTCAAGGGCTTGGTGACTAAAAGCACTCTCGTCCAGGTCAAAGGAAGCGGAGCTTCCGGCTCCTTCAAGCTCAACAAAAAGCAGGCGGAGAGCAAGGACAAGGCTACCAAGAAAAAGGCACCGGCTAAAGTCAAGAAGCCTGCCCCGAAGAAAGCCACCAAGTCTCCAGCCAAACCTAAGAAGGTAGCTGCAAAGAGCCCGAAAAAGGCCAAAAAGCCGGCCGCCTCCGCTAAAAAGGCCACCAAAAGTCCGAAGAAAGTCAAAGCCGCCAAGCCCAAGAAGGTAGTGAAAAGCCCGGCTAAGAAGACCGTGAAGAGCCCTGCCAAAAAGGCAGCCAAACCCAAAGCCGCAAAGAGTCCTGCAAAGGCTAAAAAGGCAGCTCCCAAAAAGAAATAAGCCTTGctcgcatttaattttattttccaaaccccaaaggctcttgtaagagccaccacattctcatttcagagctatatatcagtgatggcaacgtgtttgttttggtgtcatgtcacacataccgttccccctccatccctcattcTAAAGTCAGGAATAACCTAATGAATCCTGTAATCCCAGCATCTAGTGCTCGAAAAGATTACACAGGAATGTATCTTGTCGGTGTGGCTAAGTCCCCGTATACCAGTGCTACACTTGAgcgttgattttttatttttttttggcttagAAATTCCCTCCGTTCTAAGATAGTGAGGGTGTTTCTTCATTAAATTGCGAAAGGCCAGTTTTAGTGAGAAAcgcatataatatatagaatatcaCACAGTGTCCTTCCAGACTAGATTTAATGTTATTGCCTTTTTCAGTAAGATAATAAAGCAGAACATATTTTAGGGATTGCGATTTTGTACATGGTGATAATAAAAGGGACTGTCCTCGTCCTCTCTCCACGTGTGAAACGGGCGCTTATTTCGATATTCAAAGAGTGATAAAGCCCAAGAAATGATACCTTGTGCAGTAGCTAAGTCGACTATCAAAGAAACACTAAAGACATGATAAAATGATTATACTTCAAAAGATTTCACGATTGTGAAATCTTTTGAAGCATAAACAGCTTTGGTTTTAAACGCCAGAACCATTTCGAGCACGGAAGGAGAGGGTTAAGCATATTattgagagggaaaaaaaaaagtgaaggggcGTATTTAAAACGCCCGCCTCCTTTGCTGCAGGTCCCCATACGGTCCGTCCGAGGAGTATATAAGGAAGAGCTTTGCACAGCATTTCATATCGTTCGTGCAGAAAGAAGAGCAGAACCATGTCTGGCAGAGGCAAAGGAGGAAAGGGTCTCGGAAAAGGTGGCGCTAAGCGTCACAGGAAGGTTCTTCGTGACAACATCCAGGGCATTACCAAGCCTGCAATTCGTCGCCTTGCTCGCAGGGGAGGCGTGAAGCGTATTTCCGGCCTCATCTATGAGGAGACTCGCGGGGTGCTGAAGGTATTCCTGGAGAACGTCATCCGGGACGCCGTCACTTACACCGAGCATGCCAAGAGGAAGACTGTCACCGCCATGGACGTAGTTTATGCTCTTAAGCGCCAGGGCCGCACTCTCTATGGCTTCGGAGGTTAAAACTCGGGCTTGACTTTACCGCACACCCCATTAACCCAAAGGCCCTTTTCAGGGCCACCCACTTTTTCACTAAAAGACTGAAcctaatcactttaaccccttccacacctGATAAATTGCCTGCTATCTACATAGATACACCGAGAAGGAGATAGTAGTAGAGGCTGCTCCCAAACATCTAGACGGGAAAGGTTGCTAAACACTGTATCTGTAGACCGCATGTTTGAACCATCGGAGGATTTGGAGCCGCCTTCTGTTAATGGTAGGGGATGTAAAAAAATATGATCTAGTGAGGTGCATTTAGATTATGAGCAAGTACGTACACACACTGTCAAGAAAGCTCTGGTTTTGGTGTATTGTTACTGTTGCCTACATTTAATACATGCTTGCAGCCacttaaatagaaacattgttactaGCTTTGCATATGCACTCCTGTGTTAACTATGTATTCTCCTCTAAGCGAAAAAGTAGTCTTTTTCCTGCTGCCTCTCCACACGATGGATTCTAAATAGTGAAGTTATTGTAAAATCGCCAGTGAAATAGACCAGCAGAGATGATGGCTACATCGTTGCCTGACGTGAAAATGGGATATGTGGGGACATTTGAGCATTGTAGTGTGAGGGCTCCGTAGCTAGCCCGCTCAAAGTCACAGGCTAAAAGACACGTTTTTATAAATGTGTTGGAGCTCGTTCGAGTGCAGAtttggtggctcttaaaagagcctttgtgtttgttAGCAGGTTTCAACTTAAGCACGTTCTCCTCGGATCCTACGAGCCAGCTGGATGTCTTTGGGCATGATTGTGACCCTCTTAGCGTGGATGGCGCACAAGTTGGTATCCTCAAAAAGACcaaccaggtaagcctcgctagccTCTTGCAGAGCCATGACAGCAGAGCTCTGGAAGCGCAGATCAGTCTTGAAATCCTGAGCGATCTCACGGACAAGGCGCTGGAAGGGCAGCTTGCGGATGAGCAGCTCGGTGGACTTCTGATAACGGCGGATCTCCCTGAGAGCCACAGTTCCTGGACGGTAACGGTGAGGCTTTTTCACTCCCCCGGTAGCTGGGGCGCTCTTTCTAGCAGCTTTGGTGGCTAGCTGCTTGCGGGGAGCCTTGCCTCCGGTCGACTTACGGGCTGTCTGCTTAGTTCTGGCCATTGTAGCAAAACGAAAGGGAATGAACGCTGCTCGCTGTAGCCTGGGCTTTATAGCCGATACGGCGTTTTCATTGGTTCATCAAGTGGGTGGtatgttctgattggctgaaaacaaatagtaaatcatttcaaaatacccgctcaaatcaactgcttctcatcccctcccccacattcaaaatgcccgctcaaatcaactgcttcatcccctcccccctcctccatctatTGAGACCACGCGCCCAAAGAAGGGATCTAAGCCTTTAGTGACCCTTCCTGTcctgacagcatttattatagacgCTACTAGTTGAAAGGAATGGCAGTGGGCAGTAATGGACGTATTCCTCCCAACATACTTATTAATAGCTGTATAGGCTTTATCGAGGGGGAGGGGTGCATGGGACATTGACCTCTTACACATGCAGAAAGGCCGCTTCTTTCGATGGGATAGAAGCCACGTCTGATAAAGGACTTTCACTCACAGGACGCTCAGTAGCCATACAAATGAGCTCCAggagacagagcagcaggaaatgttacaaagcatccacttattgaaacaatgttttcagCCGAGAGGCCAGGCTATTAAGGCTGCGTTAACTCATCCAGCAGCACAGACAACAGAGCTGTAGCGCCGCTAGGATTTGAACGCTCATAGTAGGTTTCACCCGGCATGTCCTCCAGACAGCgggagaggggggaatcctgAGAGTGAGCGACATGTAGAGATGCCCCGCTTAACAAAAGAGGACCtgcacactatatacacttgccCAAATTGGCATTAATTTGCTGCTGCGTTTATCATAG encodes the following:
- the LOC134584803 gene encoding uncharacterized protein LOC134584803, yielding MARTKQTARKSTGGKAPRKQLATKAARKSAPATGGVKKPHRYRPGTVALREIRRYQKSTELLIRKLPFQRLVREIAQDFKTDLRFQSSAVMALQEASEAYLVGLFEDTNLCAIHAKRVTIMPKDIQLARRIRGEQGGSKSSDGSNMRSTDTVFSNLSRLDVWEQPLLLSPSRCIYVDSRQFISLCRTLCGFGFGCLFGRALHGLLSRAFHYLLGLGGFDFLRTFGGLFSGGGRLFGLFRALCSYLLRFGWRLGGFLRGRLLDFSRCLFLGSLVLALRLLFVELEGAGSSASFDLDESAFSHQALESQLEAAVILFHIITRSSQSLLQSCQGHPAALFRSGHSFDNELGHARTGGLSDFLDTGCFLGLLLLGGAFYRRLQRAAFIPFRFATMARTKQTARKSTGGKAPRKQLATKAARKSAPATGGVKKPHRYRPGTVALREIRRYQKSTELLIRKLPFQRLVREIAQDFKTDLRFQSSAVMALQEASEAYLVGLFEDTNLCAIHAKRVTIMPKDIQLARRIRGERA
- the LOC134584797 gene encoding histone H4-like, coding for MAGSLQGGKGGKGLGKGGAKRHRKVLRDNIQGITKPAIRRLARRGGVKRISGLIYEETRGVLKVFLENVIRDAVTYTEHAKRKTVTAMDVVYALKRQGRTLYGFGG